The DNA window CCTCATGATCATTATGGGGATCGTACTGGCCTTCTCGGGGGATATGGCCGGCTTCGCCTCGCTCGCCGGGATCGGGCTGGCGCTCATCGCGCTTCTGCCCCTCGTGCTGCGCCCTCGCGTGATTCTGGACGCCGGGGGCATTCACGTCCGCAATATCTTCTCCTCCCACGACCTGCCGTGGCCCGCGTCGCGCAGGGCGCTGGTGGCCAACGAGGCCTTCAGTGACGGGAGGGTCTCCAACGCCGTCGCCGAGTACAGGCCGGCCGACGGTTCCAAGCCCATCAAGATCCGGCCACTGCAGCGCACGCGTATCGGTATCAGCAATGTCGGGGCGCTCCTGGAGCAGGATCTCGATGATCTATGGGCCTGGGCCGTGGCCTGCGGCTACGTCCGGCCCGAGAGTCCGGCCGCGGGCGCGCCCGCCCCCGGGTATGGCTCCACTCCCGGGTATGGCTCCGCCCCCGGGTATGGCTCCGCCCCCGGCTACGGAATCGCCCCCGGGCCGTCGGCTCCGCTCGGTGCGGGCTCCGGGCGCGGCGCCTCTCCCACCGCTGATATCGACGTCGATATGTTGAACAGGCCGCAGCTGGAGTTCAAGGGGCCCGGCGCCCTCGCCGTGTGCTTCTTCGTCGGATTCGGTCTGTTCATGATCGCCGGTTCCGTATTCGCATTCCAGAACGACGGCTCGTTCTGGAGCGTGCCGGGGATCTGCTTCGGGGTGTTCCTGCTCATCCTGGGCGTGGATCAGGCCTTGAAGCGCGTGATCATCGACCAGGAGGGATTCCATGTGAGGGGCCTCATCCCCCGCACGTACGCCTGGCCGGACTCCCGCGCCCAGCTGGTGGCGACCTTCCGCTATTCCCGCTCGTCCGCATATGCCGACGCCAGTCTCGTCGAACCCGATGGCAGACGGCGGGAGCTGCCGCTCGGGCCGCTGAACCGCAATGGCGAGCGAGGGCCCGAACTCGGCATGGCGCGAGTCCTCGACACCATCTGGGCCTGGGGCGAGCGCCGGGGGGCGACCCGCGAAACCGGTCGGTACGTGCCCGCCGCCAACGCCACTTTCGAGCAGTCGCGCCGCTCCGCCCTCGAACGGATCGACTACCTGCGCTCGGAGCGCTGACCGTGGAGTGACACCGGATGAATCTCGATGATTACCGCCGATCACTGATGCGCGCGGCCGCCGCGGACCCCGGGATCACCAGCCTGGTCTTCTTCGGCTCCGCGGCCCGATCCGGTGCCGCGCGTCGTGACGAGTGGTCGGACCTGGATTTCAATATCTTCTTCACCCCCGAGGCGGACCGGTGCCACCGCGATGCATGGCCCTTCCTTCCCGAACCCGAGCGTATTGTTCTCCGGGCCCGGGAGGGCGCCGACGGCGGCGTGGTGATCTACGACGACGGCATGCTGCTCGAGTTCGGTGCCGGACAGCCGTGGCCGATCAGCGACCCCGAGCGGGACACGGCCCTGGACGGGGGCGACCTGATACTCGCTCCGCCGCCGCAGCCGCCCCGACCGGACAATGCGGTGCGCCTGTTCCTGGCCAAGCTGTTCATCGGCGTGGGCCGCTACCGCAGGGGCGAGCACATCGCCGCGCACGCCCATGTGCGCGCTCATGCGCTCGCGCAGTTGTGCTGGGTCTTGCGGCTGCGCCTGGCCCCCGATCGACCCGGGAGCCCGTACGACCCGACGCGGCGCTTCGAGCGCGCGCTGCCCGATCTGGCCGGGGAGATCGGGAGCCTCCTCGATGGGGATCTGGAGGTCTGCGCGCGCGGGCTGTTCGACGTCGCCCGACGCGAATTGGAGCCCGGCTGGCCCGAATTCCCCTCCGCCGCGGCCGATACCATCGCCCGTCGGCTGGGGTGGGGCTTTTCTCCGGCGCGCTTCGACGACGTCCCCCAACGGCTGTAAGAACGGCGGGATCGCCCCACCGGCCTGCGCGCCCCGCCACCGGGGGCGCGGCTACGACGTGCTCGAAGTCCTGGGCGGGCGGGGCGGCTTTCTCCGCCTCGCGGGGGAGTGCCGCGACGGGTGCGCGCCCGTAGGCTGCCCGCATGAAGATCTCGACCCGCTCCCGAGCCGTCCGCACCCTCGCATCCCTGAGCGCCGCGCTCCTGGCCTGTACCGGACTGGCCGCCTGCAATTACAACATCACCTCCGCAGAGTCGACCACGATCGCTCCCACCCCGGTCGTGGCGACGAGCCCCGCCCCCGTCCCCCAGGGCCTGGACTCCTTCTACAGCCAGGGCATCGACTGGCAGCCCTGCGAGGGGGGTCAGAACGCCGACCAGAACGTCGCCTTCACCTGCGCCACCATTAATGTGCCCCTCGACTACGAGCACCCCGACGGGCAGACCATTCAGATAGCCCTGAAGAGACGGGCGGCCGGGCACCAGGCCATCGGCTCCCTCTTCATCAACCCGGGCGGTCCGGGGGGCAGCGGCGTGAACCTCGTGGAGGGCGTCGGCAATCTCCTGTCCCAGCGCCTGATGGATTCCTATGACGTCATCGGCTTCGACCCGCGCGGCGTGGGCGCCTCGACCGCCGTCGACTGCATGACCGACGCCGAGGTCGACGCGGACCGCGCCGCCGCGGACGCCGGGCCCAATGACAAGCTCACCGACGAGCAGGTCCAGGAGAGTGTGACCTCGCACGCCGAGAAGCTCGAGAGCCAGTGCGACGCCAACACCCACGTCGAGGGCCTGCTCGACCACATCGACACGATCTCCGCCGCCCGCGACCTCGACGTCATGCGGGCCGTGGTCGGCGACGACGTGCTGAGCTACCTCGGGTACTCCTACGGCACCTACCTGGGCGCCACCTACGCCGAGCTCTTCCCCGGCAACGTCGGCCGCCTCGTGCTCGACGGCGCCGTCGACCCGACCCTGACCTCCGGACAGATCAGCCTGGGCCAGGCCGCGGGCTTCGAGAACGCGCTGCGCGCCTACGTCGAGGACTGCCAGCGCGGCAAGAACTGCCCCCTGACCGGGGACGTGGACAACGGCGTCAAGCAGATCCAGGCCCTGCTGGACCTGACGGCCAGCTCCCCGCTCCCGACCAATGATGCGAAGCGGCCGCTGACCTACTCCCTGGCCGAGAACGCCGTCCTCTCCCTCCTCTACGACGACCAGTACTGGCAGTACCTGACCAGGGGCCTGGACGAGGCGATGAACCAGGGTAAGGGCACGATCCTGCTCGCGCTCGCCGATGCGCTCGCCTCGCGCAATGAGGACGGCACCTACTCCAGCAACAGCAGTGAGGTCATCAACGCCATCAACTGCCTGGACTACCCGGTCGAGGGCGACACGGCCTCCTGGCAGGCCGAGGCCCACGAGATGGAGCAGGCCTCCCCGACCTTCGGCGCGGACCTGGGCTACCCGGAGCTGTTCTGCCAGGTCTGGGACCACAAGTCCACTCGTGAGCGCAAGCCGATCCACGCCTCCGGCGCCGCCCCCATCCTCGTCATCGGCACCACCGGCGACCCCGCCACTCCCTACCCGTGGGCCGAGGCGCTGGCCGAGCAGCTCGACTCCGGCCGCCTGCTGACCTGGGAGGGCAACGGCCACACCGCCTACGGCCGGGCCGGGGACTGCGTGACCGACGCCGTGGACCGCTATCTGCTGACCGGCGAGCTCCCGCAGGAGGGCCTGACCTGCAAGGGCAAGAACTGACGCTCCGGGCCGGACGGGGCCGAGCCGCCGGGCGCGTTCGGCGCCGCCGACGGCGCGCCCGGCCCGGCGGTCGGGCGCGGGCCCGGCGCCCGGCTCACGCCCCGCCGGGCCGGTCGTCCAGCTCCCCGGCGATGGAGCGGCCCATCCACGCGGCCAGCTCGGCGCCGCGCAGACCCTGGCTCAGGAGGAAGACCGCCTTGGCGTAGGCCGCCTCCGGGGTCATGTCGGCGCCGCCCACGGCGCCGGCGCGGGCGAGCGCGTCCCCGGAGGCGTAGCGGCCCAGCCGGACCTCGCCGTGGTGGCACTGGGAGGTGACGACGACGGTGGTGCCCGTCCCGATCGCGCCCGCGAGGACGTCGGTGAGCCCGGGTTCGCCGTCGGGGATGTTGCCGACGCCGAAGGCGCGCAGGATGACGGCGTCGGGCCGCGGGGTCAGCATCGCCTCCAGGCGGGCGGCGGTAATGCCCGGGGCGAGGTCGATGACGACGACGTCCTGGCGGGTGTAGGGGCGGGGGTCGGGCCAGCCCGCGCCCCGCGGCGGGGCGGGCGCCCACCGCCAGGGCGCGCCCGCCCGGGCCAGAGGCGCCACGGCCGGGGAGTCGAAGGCGTCGAAGGCCCAGGAGCTGGCCTTGACGGCCCGGTTACCGGCCAGGAGGCGGTGCCCGAAGAAGAGGCTGACGCCCTGCGCCCGCCGGCTCGCGGCGGCGTGCAGGGCCCCGGCGATATTGGGGGCGGCGTCGGAGCCGACGACCCCCAGGGGCAGCTGCGAGCCGGTGACGACGACGGGGCGGTCCAGGCCGGTCAGCGCGTAGGACAGGGCGGCGCAGGTGTGGGCCATGGTGTCGGTGCCGTGCAGGACGACGAAGGCGTCGGCGTCGGATGCGCCGGCGCGCAGGTCGTCGATGATTCGTTGCCAGGATTCGGGGGTGGCGTCGGAGGAGTCGATGAGGGGGCTCAGCGCGGTTAGGGAGATACTGCCGACCCGCTGCTCGGCCTCTTTCAGGACGGTGTCGAACCGGCCCTGCGGGTCTGCGCCGGGAACCAGGCCGCGGGGCGAGTCGACCATGCCGATGGTGCCGCCGGTGTAGGTGACGTGGATGTGCACGGGACAAGGGTATGGGCGCGCGTATGGGACTTCGGAGTATGGGGGTCCTCGCCCGCCGGTCTTCATGCGTCTGAATGGGGCCGAGGGAATGATTCGGCCGACGGCGAAAAGCCGGCGCTGCCCGACCGGGCTGTGTCCAGGACCACGCCTGCGGCGGGCGGGGCTCGATTGCGCGGGGCGCCGCCCGGCCGGTAGGGTATGGTCCGCTGCTTTTGCGGCGCGCCACCTTAGCTCAGTCGGCAGAGCGATTCACTCGTAATGAATAGGTCGTGGGTTCGATTCCCACAGGTGGCTCTCAGTCCGCCGGCCCCCGGTCCGCGGCCCGGCCCCGGCGGGCCCGGGGCCGTCTCCCTCGCCCTGTCTCGCACTGTCACCCGCACCCCTCGCCCGTTGCGCCCCGTGGGCGTGTCGTCACGTTCGTGCGTCGTCACGTTCGCGCGCCCCGGCGCGCCGGGTCCGCGCCCGCCAGACAGGCCCCGACCCTATTGCCGCACCTCCGCAACGGGGCGACTTTTCGTTGGAATCACGGGGAATCGAGGTGGGCCTCTTATTGCGGGCGGGCGCGCCGGGCCCGGCCTCCTTCGCGGCGCGCGACCTCCGTCATATGCTCGGGCCCCGATCCGGCAGTTGATTTGTGTGCGGGACTCCTCGGAGGGAACTTCCCCATTGGGTTTGCGGATCGGCGGGTTTCGGTTTACTGTTGGTGTTACCAGCTGCGATCGCCGAAATCGCAGCCGTACGAACAGGAGTGGATGCCATGGCGCAGAGGACGCAGGTTATTCTGGTGGACGACATCGACGGCTCCGAGGCCACCCAGACGGTGACTTTCGGAATTGATGGTGTCACCTACGAGATCGATCTCAACGAGGAGCATGCCGCCGCGCTGCGCGAGTCGGTTGAGGAATGGACGGCGAAGGCGCGTCGGGTCTCCGGCCGCCGCAACACCCGCCGTCGCAGCCGTTCCTCCGTGCCCGGTGAGACGCAGAGGATCCGTGATTGGGCCCGTGCCGAGGGCATCGAGGTCTCTACGCGCGGCCGGATCTCCGCAGAGGTCCGCGAGGCCTACCTCAAGGCCAACGCCTGAGCCGCACACGGCTCCACCAGGGCCCCGGGCCCCGATCGCGAGGTTGGGGACCCGGGGCCCTGGTGGTCCGCCCCTCCGGCCTGGCAGGATAGGACCATGGCTTACACCCTTGTGCTGCTCCGCCACGGCGAGAGCGAATGGAACGCTAAGAACCTCTTCACCGGCTGGGTCGACGTGCCGCTGTCCGAGAAGGGCCGCGCCGAGGCCGTCCACGGGGGTGAGCTGCTCAAGGAGGCCGGAGTCCTGCCTGAGAAGCTCTTCACCTCGCTGCTGCGCCGCGCCATCACGACCGCCAACCTGGCCCTGGACGCCGCCGACCGCCACTGGATCCCGGTCGAGCGCAACTGGCGCCTCAACGAGCGCCACTACGGCGCCCTCCAGGGCAAGAACAAGAAGCAGACCCGCGAGGAGTACGGTGAGGAGCAGTTCATGCTCTGGCGCCGCTCCTACGACGTGCCGCCGCCGACCATCGAGGCCGGCAGCGAGTTCTCCCAGGACGCCGACCCGCGCTACGCCGGCGAGCCCATCCCCGCCACCGAGTGCCTCAAGGACGTCCTCGCCCGCCTGCTGCCCTACTGGGAGGGCACCATCGTCCCCGAGATCAAGACCGGCAAGACGGTCCTGATCGCCGCGCACGGCAACTCGCTGCGCGCCATCGTCAAGCACCTCGACGAGATCTCCGACGCCGACATCGCCGCCCTCAACATCCCCACCGGCATCCCGCTCGTCTACGAGCTCGACGAGGAGACCCTCAAGCCCCTCAAGAAGGGCGGGCGCTACCTCGACCCGGAGGCCGAGGCGAAGATCGCCGCGGTCGCCAACCAGGGCAAGTGAGCCGCCGCGCATGAGCCGCTGAAGGCGGGACCTCCCGCCGCCGGCCCCCGTCGGCCCGCCCCCGCTCCGGAGGCGGGCCGACGCCGTCGCCGCGGTACGGTGTTGCAGCGGTACGGCGCCGCCGCTCCGGGGCGGCCGGACGAGCGCCGCCAGCCCGCCAGCCCGCCAGCCCGTCAGCCCGCCAGGCCGCCGCGCACGACGGGCGCCGTCGTGCCCGAGACCAGGTAGGTCATGCGGCGGGCCACCGAGGTGGAGTGGTCGCCGAAGCGCTCCAGGAAACGGCCCATAAGGACCGCGTCGACCACCTGCTGACGACTCAACTCATTGGCCGGGTCGAGAATCATCTGGAAGGACCGGCGGTGCAGGGCGTCCATCTGGGCGTCATTGGCCTCAATGGTCGCCGCCAGCCCGAGGTCCTGGGTGGCCACCAGGCGCGCGACGTCCGCACCCGCGCGCACCGCCAGATCGGCCATGCGCAGAATGAGGCCGAGCACCGGCTCGGGCACCGGCGGCTCGGGGTAGCGCCCCCGGGCTATTGTCGCCAGGTGGCGGGCCAGATCGCCCTGGCGCTCCAGGGTCTGGGCCATGCGCAGGGCGGAGATGACGGTGCGCAGATTGTCGGCCACGGGCTGCTGGCGCGCGAGCAGCATGACGCACATGTCGTCAATATCGCGCTGGAGGTCGTTAATGCGCTCGTCGGCGTCAATGACCTGCTCGGCGACAATGAGGTCGCCATTGCGCAGGGACTCGCTCGCCCGCTCGATGGCGGTGGCCACCTGGGCGGCCATGGACTGCAGGTCCGAGCCCAGCTGCTTGAGCTCCTGGTTGAAGATCTGGCTGAATATGTCGTGCACGGGACGGCTCCTCACTGTGGCCCGCCATCAGGGTCTCGCCGTCGTGGTCTCGCCGTCGGGCGCCCCGCTCCGGGCGAACTCGGGTCATGATCCCACGCCCGCCGCTCGCCGCGAGCGGCTTCGGGCGCCTAACCTGGGCGGCGTGGGAACCACCGCGCTGCTGATCCTCGCCGCGCTCGTCGGCCTCGCCGTCGGCGCCGCGGCCGGATCCGCCCTCGGCCCGGCCCGGCGGGAGGACCGGCGCACCGCCGCCCTGAGCGGGGACGAGTCCATCGTCCCCGTGCTGGCGGTCCTGCGCTCGACCGTCATCGTCCTGGACGAGGACGACGACGTCCTGCGCGCCTCCGCCTCCGCCTACACCTTCAACCTCGTGCGCGACGATGCCGTGAGCGAGCCGCAGGTCCGCGCCATGGTCGCCCGCGTGCGGGCCACCGGCGCGCCCGAGGACGCCGAACTCGCCGTCGCGCGCGGCCACGTGGCCGGGGCCGGCCAGTTCTTCCTCCACGTGCGCGTCGCCGGCATCGGACGCGGACACGTCCTCGTCCTCGTCGAGGACCGCACCGCCCACAAGCGCCTGGAGGACACCCGCCGCGACTTCATCGCCAATATCTCCCACGAGCTCAAAACCCCCGTCGGGGCGCTAGCGCTGCTGGCCGAGACCGTCGAATCCAATGCCGAGGACCCCGAGATCGTCCGCGACTTCGCCGGACGCATGCGCAAGGAGGCCACCCGCCTGGACGTGCTCGTCCAGGAGATCATCGAACTCTCCCGCCTCCAGGAGGGCGACGCCCTGGCCAGCCCGCAGGACGTCGAGGTCGACGCCGTCGTCGCCGAGGCCCTCGACCAGGTGCGCGTGGAGGCCCAGGCCGGGGGGATCACCCTCGTCGCCGGGGGGACCCGGGGGTTGCGGGTGCGCGGGGACGCGGCCCTCATCACCACCGCCGTGCGCAACCTTCTGGACAACGCCATCCGCTACTCCGAGGCCCGCACCCGGGTGAGCGTGGGGGTCGGCGTCGACCCCTCCGACGCGAACCTGGTGCGCATTGCCGTCGTCGACCAGGGCATTGGCATCGCCAGGGAGAACCAGGAGCGGGTCTTCGAGCGCTTCTACCGGGTCGACCGGGCGCGCTCGCGGGCCACCGGCGGCACCGGGCTGGGCCTGTCCATCGTCAAGCACGTGGCCGCCGACCACGGCGGCACCGTGGAGCTGTGGTCGGCGCTCGGGCGCGGCTCCACTTTCACCCTGGTTCTGCCCCGCCTCCATCCCCCCGGCGCCGGGGCCGAAACCCGGGGGGAGGAGTCCGCCGCCCGCCCGCCCGCCGCCCGCGCCCAGGACGTCCTGGCCTCCGGCGGCGCCGGCGCGGCCTTCGCCGCCCTGGCCGCGCTGTCGAACCCCGACCCCGATGAGGACGGCGCCATTGCGCCGGGGCCCGCCCGCTCAAGAGAACCCGCCGACCGCGCGGGGCCCGGGCCCGCCCCCGCGCGGGAGCCCGCCCCCGAGGAGGGGAACCGCCCATGACCCGGATACTGCTCGTCGAGGACGAGGAGAACTACCGCGTGCCCCTGGCCTTCAGCCTGCGCCGCGACGGCTTCGACGTGGTCCAGGCCGCGGACGGGGTGGCCGCCGTCGAGGCCTTCGAGGCCGCCGGCGGCGCGGGCGGCGGGGCCATCGACCTGGTCCTGCTCGACCTCATGCTGCCCCGGCTCAGCGGCATCGAGGTGTGCCGGCGCATCCGGCACACCTCCACCGTCCCGGTCATTATGCTCACCGCCCGGGACTCGGAGGCGGACACCGTCGTCGGCCTGCGGATCGGGGCCGACGACTACGTGACCAAGCCCTACTCCTACCGCGAGCTCCTCGCCCGCGTGAACGCGGTCCTGCGCCGCAGCCACGGAAGCCGCGGGGAGGAGCAGGAGCCCGCCGAGCCGGTGCTGGAGGTCGGCCGGGTGCGCATGGACGTCGAGCGCCACGAGGTCACGGTCGACGGCGAGGCCGTGGCCATGCCGCTGCGCGAGTTCGAGCTGCTCGAGCTCTTCATGCGCCACCCGGGCCGGGTGCTCGCGCGCGGCGAGATCATTGACCGGGTCTGGGGCGCCGACTACGTGGGGGACACCAAGACCCTCGACGTCCACGTCAAGCGCATTCGGGCCAAGATCGAGGCCGAGCCCGGCGAGCCCAGACTGTTGGTCACGGTGCGGGGAGTGGGCTACAAGCTGGTGGCCGACGCCTGAGGTCTGTGAGGTACCTCCCCGGAGTTTCCGCGGGATCCCCTGATAAACTGAGGCCCCTTTATTCGACTGGAGTGACGTCACCCATGACCTTTGAAGTCGGCGAGACCGTCGTCTACCCCCACCACGGCGCGGCCCGGATCATTGATATCCGTCAACGCAAGGTGCGCGGGGAGGAGAAGACCTACCTGCAGCTCGAGGTCGCCCAAGGGGACCTCACCATCCTGGTTCCGGCCGACAGCGTCGACCTCATCGGCGTGCGCGACGTCGTCGACGAGGCCGGGCTCAAGAAGGTCTTCGAGGTCCTCAGGGCGCCGCTGACCGAGGAACCCACCAATTGGTCCCGCCGTTTCAAGGCCAACCAGGAGAAGATCGCCTCCGGCGACGTCATCAAGGTCGCCGAGGTCGTGCGCGACCTGTCCCGCCGCGACACCGACCGCGGCCTGTCCGCCGGGGAGAAG is part of the Actinomyces sp. oral taxon 414 genome and encodes:
- a CDS encoding PH domain-containing protein, which produces MIILAVFGVLMIIMGIVLAFSGDMAGFASLAGIGLALIALLPLVLRPRVILDAGGIHVRNIFSSHDLPWPASRRALVANEAFSDGRVSNAVAEYRPADGSKPIKIRPLQRTRIGISNVGALLEQDLDDLWAWAVACGYVRPESPAAGAPAPGYGSTPGYGSAPGYGSAPGYGIAPGPSAPLGAGSGRGASPTADIDVDMLNRPQLEFKGPGALAVCFFVGFGLFMIAGSVFAFQNDGSFWSVPGICFGVFLLILGVDQALKRVIIDQEGFHVRGLIPRTYAWPDSRAQLVATFRYSRSSAYADASLVEPDGRRRELPLGPLNRNGERGPELGMARVLDTIWAWGERRGATRETGRYVPAANATFEQSRRSALERIDYLRSER
- a CDS encoding alpha/beta hydrolase gives rise to the protein MKISTRSRAVRTLASLSAALLACTGLAACNYNITSAESTTIAPTPVVATSPAPVPQGLDSFYSQGIDWQPCEGGQNADQNVAFTCATINVPLDYEHPDGQTIQIALKRRAAGHQAIGSLFINPGGPGGSGVNLVEGVGNLLSQRLMDSYDVIGFDPRGVGASTAVDCMTDAEVDADRAAADAGPNDKLTDEQVQESVTSHAEKLESQCDANTHVEGLLDHIDTISAARDLDVMRAVVGDDVLSYLGYSYGTYLGATYAELFPGNVGRLVLDGAVDPTLTSGQISLGQAAGFENALRAYVEDCQRGKNCPLTGDVDNGVKQIQALLDLTASSPLPTNDAKRPLTYSLAENAVLSLLYDDQYWQYLTRGLDEAMNQGKGTILLALADALASRNEDGTYSSNSSEVINAINCLDYPVEGDTASWQAEAHEMEQASPTFGADLGYPELFCQVWDHKSTRERKPIHASGAAPILVIGTTGDPATPYPWAEALAEQLDSGRLLTWEGNGHTAYGRAGDCVTDAVDRYLLTGELPQEGLTCKGKN
- a CDS encoding asparaginase, whose translation is MHIHVTYTGGTIGMVDSPRGLVPGADPQGRFDTVLKEAEQRVGSISLTALSPLIDSSDATPESWQRIIDDLRAGASDADAFVVLHGTDTMAHTCAALSYALTGLDRPVVVTGSQLPLGVVGSDAAPNIAGALHAAASRRAQGVSLFFGHRLLAGNRAVKASSWAFDAFDSPAVAPLARAGAPWRWAPAPPRGAGWPDPRPYTRQDVVVIDLAPGITAARLEAMLTPRPDAVILRAFGVGNIPDGEPGLTDVLAGAIGTGTTVVVTSQCHHGEVRLGRYASGDALARAGAVGGADMTPEAAYAKAVFLLSQGLRGAELAAWMGRSIAGELDDRPGGA
- a CDS encoding histone-like nucleoid-structuring protein Lsr2, translating into MAQRTQVILVDDIDGSEATQTVTFGIDGVTYEIDLNEEHAAALRESVEEWTAKARRVSGRRNTRRRSRSSVPGETQRIRDWARAEGIEVSTRGRISAEVREAYLKANA
- a CDS encoding phosphoglyceromutase → MAYTLVLLRHGESEWNAKNLFTGWVDVPLSEKGRAEAVHGGELLKEAGVLPEKLFTSLLRRAITTANLALDAADRHWIPVERNWRLNERHYGALQGKNKKQTREEYGEEQFMLWRRSYDVPPPTIEAGSEFSQDADPRYAGEPIPATECLKDVLARLLPYWEGTIVPEIKTGKTVLIAAHGNSLRAIVKHLDEISDADIAALNIPTGIPLVYELDEETLKPLKKGGRYLDPEAEAKIAAVANQGK
- the phoU gene encoding phosphate signaling complex protein PhoU, giving the protein MAAQVATAIERASESLRNGDLIVAEQVIDADERINDLQRDIDDMCVMLLARQQPVADNLRTVISALRMAQTLERQGDLARHLATIARGRYPEPPVPEPVLGLILRMADLAVRAGADVARLVATQDLGLAATIEANDAQMDALHRRSFQMILDPANELSRQQVVDAVLMGRFLERFGDHSTSVARRMTYLVSGTTAPVVRGGLAG
- a CDS encoding sensor histidine kinase, with the protein product MGTTALLILAALVGLAVGAAAGSALGPARREDRRTAALSGDESIVPVLAVLRSTVIVLDEDDDVLRASASAYTFNLVRDDAVSEPQVRAMVARVRATGAPEDAELAVARGHVAGAGQFFLHVRVAGIGRGHVLVLVEDRTAHKRLEDTRRDFIANISHELKTPVGALALLAETVESNAEDPEIVRDFAGRMRKEATRLDVLVQEIIELSRLQEGDALASPQDVEVDAVVAEALDQVRVEAQAGGITLVAGGTRGLRVRGDAALITTAVRNLLDNAIRYSEARTRVSVGVGVDPSDANLVRIAVVDQGIGIARENQERVFERFYRVDRARSRATGGTGLGLSIVKHVAADHGGTVELWSALGRGSTFTLVLPRLHPPGAGAETRGEESAARPPAARAQDVLASGGAGAAFAALAALSNPDPDEDGAIAPGPARSREPADRAGPGPAPAREPAPEEGNRP
- a CDS encoding response regulator transcription factor translates to MTRILLVEDEENYRVPLAFSLRRDGFDVVQAADGVAAVEAFEAAGGAGGGAIDLVLLDLMLPRLSGIEVCRRIRHTSTVPVIMLTARDSEADTVVGLRIGADDYVTKPYSYRELLARVNAVLRRSHGSRGEEQEPAEPVLEVGRVRMDVERHEVTVDGEAVAMPLREFELLELFMRHPGRVLARGEIIDRVWGADYVGDTKTLDVHVKRIRAKIEAEPGEPRLLVTVRGVGYKLVADA
- a CDS encoding CarD family transcriptional regulator — translated: MTFEVGETVVYPHHGAARIIDIRQRKVRGEEKTYLQLEVAQGDLTILVPADSVDLIGVRDVVDEAGLKKVFEVLRAPLTEEPTNWSRRFKANQEKIASGDVIKVAEVVRDLSRRDTDRGLSAGEKRMLSKARQILVSELALAQKTAEDVAESKLDEVLSSGTAA